A region from the Plutella xylostella chromosome 8, ilPluXylo3.1, whole genome shotgun sequence genome encodes:
- the LOC105392745 gene encoding AP-2 complex subunit mu isoform X2 — translation MIGGLFVYNHKGEVLISRVYRDDIGRNAVDAFRVNVIHARQQVRSPVTNIARTSFFHIKRANIWIAAVTKQNVNAAMVFEFLLKIIDVMQSYFGKISEENIKNNFVLIYELLDEILDFGYPQNSDTGVLKTFITQQGIKSASKEEQAQITSQVTGQIGWRREGIKYRRNELFLDVLEYVNLLMSPQGQVLSAHVAGKVVMKSYLSGMPECKFGINDKIVMEAKGKGSGGGISGNQDNDPARSGKPVVVIDDCQFHQCVKLSKFETEHSISFIPPDGEFELMRYRTTKDISLPFRVIPLVREVGRTKMEVKVVLKSNFKPSLLGQKIEVKIPTPLNTSGVQLICLKGKAKYKASENAIVWKIKRMAGMKETQLSAEIELLETDNKKKWTRPPISMSFEVPFAPSGFKVRYLKVFEPKLNYSDHDVIKWVRYIGRSGLYETRC, via the exons ATGATCGGGGGTCTATTCGTGTACAACCACAAGGGTGAGGTGCTGATCTCGCGCGTGTACCGCGATGACATCGGGCGCAACGCCGTGGACGCGTTCCGCGTGAACGTGATCCATGCGCGGCAGCAGGTCCGCTCGCCCGTCACCAACATCGCTAGGACCTCCTTCTTTCATATTAAG CGCGCCAACATCTGGATAGCGGCTGTCACGAAGCAGAATGTCAACGCTGCCATGGTGTTTGAGTTCCTGCTCAAGATCATTGATGTGATGCAGTCGTACTTCGGCAAGATCTCGGAGGAGAACATCAAGAACAACTTTGTTCTCATCTATGAGTTGCTGGATG AGATCCTGGACTTCGGCTACCCGCAGAACTCTGACACGGGGGTGCTGAAGACCTTCATCACGCAGCAGGGCATCAAGTCCGCCTCCAAGGAGGAGCAGGCACAGATCACCTCTCAG GTGACGGGTCAGATCGGCTGGCGGCGCGAGGGCATCAAGTACCGGCGCAACGAGCTGTTCCTGGACGTGCTGGAGTACGTCAACCTGCTCATGTCGCCGCAag GTCAAGTGCTCTCGGCCCACGTGGCGGGCAAGGTGGTGATGAAGTCGTACCTCTCCGGGATGCCGGAGTGCAAGTTCGGGATCAACGACAAAATCGTCATGGAGGCCAAGGGGAAGGGCAGCG GCGGCGGCATATCTGGCAACCAGGACAACGACCCGGCCAGATCTGGCAAGCCGGTGGTGGTCATCGACGACTGCCAGTTCCATCAGTGCGTGAAGCTGAGCAAGTTCGAGACGGAGCATTCCATCTCTTTCATACCTCCTGATGGAGAGTTCGAGCTTATGCG GTACCGAACAACCAAAGACATCTCTCTACCGTTCCGAGTGATCCCATTGGTTCGCGAGGTCGGACGCACTAAGATGGAGGTCAAGGTGGTGTTGAAGAGCAATTTCAAACCTTCCCTCCTTGGACAGAAGATCGAAGTTAAGATACCCACGCCGCTGAACACTAGCGGCGTGCAGCTGATATGTTTGAAGGGAAAAGCCAAGTACAAGGCGTCGGAAAATGCTATTGTTTGGAA AATCAAGCGCATGGCAGGCATGAAAGAGACCCAGCTGTCGGCCGAGATCGAGCTGCTCGAGACAGACAACAAGAAGAAGTGGACGCGCCCGCCCATCTCCATGAGCTTTGAGGTGCCGTTCGCCCCGAGTGGGTTCAAG GTCCGCTACTTGAAGGTGTTCGAGCCCAAGCTGAACTACTCGGACCACGACGTGATCAAATGGGTGCGCTACATCGGCCGCTCCGGACTGTACGAGACCAGATGCTAA
- the LOC105392745 gene encoding AP-2 complex subunit mu isoform X1 yields the protein MIGGLFVYNHKGEVLISRVYRDDIGRNAVDAFRVNVIHARQQVRSPVTNIARTSFFHIKRANIWIAAVTKQNVNAAMVFEFLLKIIDVMQSYFGKISEENIKNNFVLIYELLDEILDFGYPQNSDTGVLKTFITQQGIKSASKEEQAQITSQVTGQIGWRREGIKYRRNELFLDVLEYVNLLMSPQGQVLSAHVAGKVVMKSYLSGMPECKFGINDKIVMEAKGKGSDFASMDLRSGGGISGNQDNDPARSGKPVVVIDDCQFHQCVKLSKFETEHSISFIPPDGEFELMRYRTTKDISLPFRVIPLVREVGRTKMEVKVVLKSNFKPSLLGQKIEVKIPTPLNTSGVQLICLKGKAKYKASENAIVWKIKRMAGMKETQLSAEIELLETDNKKKWTRPPISMSFEVPFAPSGFKVRYLKVFEPKLNYSDHDVIKWVRYIGRSGLYETRC from the exons ATGATCGGGGGTCTATTCGTGTACAACCACAAGGGTGAGGTGCTGATCTCGCGCGTGTACCGCGATGACATCGGGCGCAACGCCGTGGACGCGTTCCGCGTGAACGTGATCCATGCGCGGCAGCAGGTCCGCTCGCCCGTCACCAACATCGCTAGGACCTCCTTCTTTCATATTAAG CGCGCCAACATCTGGATAGCGGCTGTCACGAAGCAGAATGTCAACGCTGCCATGGTGTTTGAGTTCCTGCTCAAGATCATTGATGTGATGCAGTCGTACTTCGGCAAGATCTCGGAGGAGAACATCAAGAACAACTTTGTTCTCATCTATGAGTTGCTGGATG AGATCCTGGACTTCGGCTACCCGCAGAACTCTGACACGGGGGTGCTGAAGACCTTCATCACGCAGCAGGGCATCAAGTCCGCCTCCAAGGAGGAGCAGGCACAGATCACCTCTCAG GTGACGGGTCAGATCGGCTGGCGGCGCGAGGGCATCAAGTACCGGCGCAACGAGCTGTTCCTGGACGTGCTGGAGTACGTCAACCTGCTCATGTCGCCGCAag GTCAAGTGCTCTCGGCCCACGTGGCGGGCAAGGTGGTGATGAAGTCGTACCTCTCCGGGATGCCGGAGTGCAAGTTCGGGATCAACGACAAAATCGTCATGGAGGCCAAGGGGAAGGGCAGCG atTTTGCTTCAATGGATTTGAGGTCTG GCGGCGGCATATCTGGCAACCAGGACAACGACCCGGCCAGATCTGGCAAGCCGGTGGTGGTCATCGACGACTGCCAGTTCCATCAGTGCGTGAAGCTGAGCAAGTTCGAGACGGAGCATTCCATCTCTTTCATACCTCCTGATGGAGAGTTCGAGCTTATGCG GTACCGAACAACCAAAGACATCTCTCTACCGTTCCGAGTGATCCCATTGGTTCGCGAGGTCGGACGCACTAAGATGGAGGTCAAGGTGGTGTTGAAGAGCAATTTCAAACCTTCCCTCCTTGGACAGAAGATCGAAGTTAAGATACCCACGCCGCTGAACACTAGCGGCGTGCAGCTGATATGTTTGAAGGGAAAAGCCAAGTACAAGGCGTCGGAAAATGCTATTGTTTGGAA AATCAAGCGCATGGCAGGCATGAAAGAGACCCAGCTGTCGGCCGAGATCGAGCTGCTCGAGACAGACAACAAGAAGAAGTGGACGCGCCCGCCCATCTCCATGAGCTTTGAGGTGCCGTTCGCCCCGAGTGGGTTCAAG GTCCGCTACTTGAAGGTGTTCGAGCCCAAGCTGAACTACTCGGACCACGACGTGATCAAATGGGTGCGCTACATCGGCCGCTCCGGACTGTACGAGACCAGATGCTAA